The Candidatus Eisenbacteria bacterium genome contains a region encoding:
- a CDS encoding transposase — protein MARELGIGAGLLGRWKQQVLADREEAFPGKGRLKVADEELRRLERENRQLRMELEFVKKTAAYFAKERSRGSV, from the coding sequence GTGGCCCGAGAACTCGGGATTGGTGCCGGTCTGTTGGGCCGCTGGAAGCAGCAGGTTCTGGCCGACCGAGAGGAGGCGTTTCCAGGGAAGGGTCGTCTCAAGGTTGCGGACGAGGAACTGCGTCGCCTGGAGCGAGAGAACCGGCAACTCCGCATGGAACTGGAATTTGTAAAAAAAACGGCGGCGTACTTCGCGAAGGAACGCTCGCGAGGTTCCGTGTGA
- a CDS encoding integrase core domain-containing protein: MLPAAQQTGTNPEFSGHLRHQSILLDNLALRHQLIVLQRKARKPRLKDRDRLLWSLLARFWTDWRRHLILVQPETVIRWHRQGFRRYWRWKSRGPGRPKVPQEIRDLIRQMSQANLLWGAPRIHGELLKLGIEISQAVVSKYMVRRRKPPSQTWRTFLSNHAKDIVSIDFFTVPTVTFRVLYVFIVLSNDRREVVHFNVTGSPTAAWTGQQMIEAFPWDTAPRFLIRDRDKIYGADFIRRLGSMGIEQVFIAPRSPWQSPYVERVIGSIRRECLDHVIIFNERHLRRVLRLYFDYYHRCRTHLGLEKDCPVARPVEPPERGLVASEPMVGGLHHRYFRQAA; the protein is encoded by the coding sequence CTGCTTCCAGCGGCCCAACAGACCGGCACCAATCCCGAGTTCTCGGGCCACCTCCGACATCAATCGATTCTGCTCGACAACCTGGCGCTGCGCCATCAACTCATTGTCCTACAACGCAAAGCCAGGAAACCACGGCTGAAAGACCGGGACCGGCTCCTCTGGAGCCTTCTGGCCCGCTTCTGGACGGACTGGAGGAGGCACCTCATCCTCGTCCAGCCGGAGACGGTTATCCGTTGGCATCGCCAGGGATTCCGTCGGTACTGGAGATGGAAGAGCCGGGGGCCGGGACGGCCGAAGGTGCCGCAAGAGATCCGCGATCTCATCCGTCAGATGTCCCAAGCGAATCTTCTGTGGGGCGCGCCGAGGATTCATGGGGAGTTGTTGAAACTCGGCATCGAGATAAGTCAGGCCGTGGTGTCCAAGTACATGGTGCGTCGTCGGAAACCGCCATCGCAGACCTGGCGCACGTTCCTCTCCAATCACGCCAAGGACATTGTGTCGATCGACTTCTTTACCGTTCCAACAGTGACATTCCGGGTTCTTTATGTGTTCATCGTCTTGAGCAATGATCGCCGGGAGGTTGTTCATTTCAATGTTACCGGCTCGCCGACCGCCGCCTGGACCGGACAGCAGATGATCGAGGCGTTTCCTTGGGACACAGCGCCGAGGTTCCTGATTCGGGATCGGGACAAAATCTACGGCGCAGACTTTATTCGGCGACTCGGATCGATGGGGATCGAGCAGGTTTTCATCGCCCCGAGATCTCCGTGGCAGAGCCCATATGTGGAGCGCGTGATCGGTTCTATCAGAAGAGAATGTCTGGATCATGTGATCATCTTCAACGAACGGCATCTGCGCCGGGTGCTCAGGTTGTACTTTGATTATTATCATAGATGTCGCACGCATCTGGGCTTGGAGAAGGATTGCCCCGTAGCGAGACCGGTGGAACCTCCGGAGCGGGGGTTAGTTGCCTCTGAGCCGATGGTCGGCGGTCTGCATCACCGCTATTTTCGGCAAGCCGCTTAG
- a CDS encoding IS3 family transposase produces the protein MCRTLEVSRAGYYSYRTRPASDRELKNRLLLEQIRAVQKTTRQAYGSPRMTRELRTRGKICGRHRVARLMRKNGLGARRKKRFRKTTDSNHSLPCAENLVAREFTVSEPNRVWVADVTFIPTRERWLYLATTLDLYSRKIVGWGMGTENDTELVRRSLDMAVKNRCPGVDLVFHSDQGSTYAATAFTDELKRLGITASMSRKGDCWDNAVAESFFSSYKTEWMPENGYNTITEGMADVFRYIEEFYNRKRLHSYLGYVSPTAFEAARDV, from the coding sequence ATGTGCCGGACCCTGGAAGTCTCGCGAGCCGGTTACTACTCGTATCGGACCCGGCCGGCCAGCGACCGGGAGCTGAAGAATCGGCTGTTGCTTGAGCAGATCCGGGCGGTGCAGAAAACGACGCGGCAGGCCTACGGCAGTCCGCGAATGACGAGAGAGCTGCGGACCCGCGGGAAGATCTGCGGTCGCCATCGGGTGGCACGTCTGATGCGCAAGAACGGCTTGGGAGCGCGGCGGAAGAAGCGATTCCGCAAGACCACCGACTCGAACCATTCGCTCCCTTGCGCCGAGAATCTGGTCGCTCGCGAGTTCACGGTTTCGGAGCCGAACCGGGTGTGGGTCGCGGATGTGACCTTCATTCCCACCCGGGAGCGTTGGCTCTACCTTGCCACGACGCTGGATCTTTACTCGCGGAAGATCGTCGGATGGGGAATGGGCACGGAGAACGACACGGAGCTGGTCCGTCGGTCGCTCGATATGGCAGTCAAGAATCGGTGTCCTGGGGTCGACCTGGTCTTTCACTCGGATCAAGGAAGCACGTATGCGGCGACGGCGTTCACCGACGAACTCAAGCGGCTCGGCATCACGGCGAGCATGAGCCGAAAGGGCGACTGCTGGGACAATGCCGTGGCTGAAAGTTTCTTTTCGTCGTACAAGACGGAGTGGATGCCGGAAAACGGGTACAATACGATCACAGAGGGCATGGCCGACGTGTTCCGTTACATCGAGGAATTCTACAATCGGAAACGTCTTCACTCGTACCTCGGGTACGTCAGCCCGACTGCCTTCGAGGCAGCCAGAGATGTCTAA